The DNA region CAGGGGCAGGAGGTTTGTATGTACCGAAGTGGGATAGGTTTCTTCCATCAAGAATAATATCATTGAATAATAATAATAATAATAGACAATCGGCCGTCATTTTCGTTGCAGGTTTTCATAGGTTCGTCTGATACCTTGAACATCTCGCGTCCCAGTTGTCTCCTCAAGTAGAGTTGGTGACTGCGACGAGTCGCAAACACAGCGCCAGAAACACCTGCACTCGTGCGTGGACGCGGCCTCGGGCACATCCGCGCCCGAGGCCGTAGTCTTTGACCGCATCGTTCGTTCAACCTGTGTCCGGCGGTTATACGTTTCGTCTGAGACCGATTGCTTTAGCTGAACATCTTCGCTGTCTCCCTCGATACGATCTTCAAGAGGGGTATAGAACGGTTCTCACAGCCCCGAATTGGCAATCCGAGAAACGATAGATGCGGAGTCTGTCGTGAGCGATGTCCTCCGCGGCGAAACGAGTTCGGTATCGCTAGCCCGTCCTACTCGATGTCGTGCCCGTGCCCGACTACGTCGAGCCCGCCGTCGACGTGGAGGTTCGTCCCTGTGATATAGGATGCGCGCTCCGAAGCGAGGAACAGAACCGCCTCGGCTTGTTCTTCGGGCATGGCGTTGCGCTTCAGGATGCCAGGTCCGTCGGAACGGCGCGACGACCACTCCTGGATGATGGGTTCGGCCTCCTCGTCGTCCGCGGGGAGATGGTAATCCGTGATGGTCCACCCGGGGGAAACGGCGTTCACGCGGATGTCGTCCGCTGCGTGGTCGGCAGCCATGTCACGGGTGAGCGCCAAGAGGCCTGCCTTCGACGCGTCGTAAGGTCCCCAGCCCGAGCGGCCGACTTCCGCGTTCGCCGACGAGATGTTGACTATCGCACCGCCGCCCGTGTTAGCCATGAGGGGGACGAGATGTTTACACGCTCGCATGACTCCAGTAAGATTCACGTCGACGATTCGCTCGATCGCCGCGGTATCGACGTCGGTCAGCGGCCCTCCTTCGATCCTGATGCCGGCATTGTTCACGAGGACATCGAGACGACCGAATCGTTCCTCGACGGCGTCTCCAAGGGCAGCAACGGCCTCGCCGTCGGTGAGGTCGGTCTCGACCGCGACTGCCTCGCCGCCGTTCTCCTCGATCAACTGTACGGTTCGCTCGGCCAGTTCCCCGTCAACGTCGACCGCGACGACTGTCGCACCCGCATCCGCAAACCGGATCGCCGTGGTCTCACCGATGCCCAACGCACGGTCGGAGCGTGCGCCGGCGCCGGTCACGACTGCAATCTTATCTTCGAGTTCAGCCATGCCGAACTGGTACCCGAACAACAGTATAAAACGGATGGTTCCACGGGGGGTCGGGTGACATCACAGAAACTCCCTACATGAAAATCCATACTACACCATTGTAGGTGTAGTCTCTCCGGCTCGAAAGATAGGAAAACTCCTAGTGCTGCTGAGTGCCGACTACTGTACCGGTACTGAAGGGCTAGTTCGAGCACTTCCGGGCTGAACAACGCTCAAATGCGTGGTGAATCCACTCTCTGTATGCTGCACGCCGCTTCTAGCTACTCTCGGGGAGTTTCCTACGGTAGTGCTGAATAGAGCGCACGTATCTTGCACACTGCCTTTGCGAAAAACGGCGTCATCTAGAGTCGGCCTCGTGTTCGACATCGAGAACGACGTCGAACGTTCCTGGTTATTATCGGAGCGCGTTCGGAATCGTGAGTTCCTAGTTGCAGGCCGTTCACGGACTCGTCGTCGTGTGCGTACCGCGGATGAACTGGATCACAGCAGCGAGGAGGACGAGACAGATGACGATCATCGTACCCTGTGAGGCGGCCGCGATGGTCGATTCGACTGCGTCACCGGTTAGCAACGCGAGTATGTCTGGAATTCCACGCGTCGATCCCAGCACTCCGAGCACCGCCAGCAGACCGATTCCGTAGGCCGCCAGTCGTTGCCGATCCGTCTGTTGGTTTCCCACCATGCCCAGGATAGCGATGAGAAGGCCGAAGAAGACTGGAATGAGCGCCGTGATACTCGCAAAGTCGGAGAGAACGTAGGCAGCGACGCCCAAGACGACGAGTGCGATCCCAAGCACGATGCTCAGCAGAAATACGGACGTCCTGGAGCTCGCCATGTACGGGACCTTGTACGGGGGAGGCGTATAGGTTTCTATACGATATCTCATACTTTGATGAACTCACCCTCTCTATTCAGCACGCTATTCCTGTTACGTTCTAAGGGTTTCAACAGAGCCATTTATTAATGAGATTGCTTCACCCCGCTTCGAGATGCCTCCATGATGAATACGCGCGCTGTAGTTGGTACAATTTCATCCTTTTCTCTGTGACGCTTCTCCACCCTCCACATACCCCTCTCTGTATGTATCGAGTAACCGAATAGTGTGATTTGGGACCAAAATCTCTTTTGACTACTCTCTGGAACTTTCCTGTA from Haloprofundus halobius includes:
- a CDS encoding SDR family NAD(P)-dependent oxidoreductase, which codes for MAELEDKIAVVTGAGARSDRALGIGETTAIRFADAGATVVAVDVDGELAERTVQLIEENGGEAVAVETDLTDGEAVAALGDAVEERFGRLDVLVNNAGIRIEGGPLTDVDTAAIERIVDVNLTGVMRACKHLVPLMANTGGGAIVNISSANAEVGRSGWGPYDASKAGLLALTRDMAADHAADDIRVNAVSPGWTITDYHLPADDEEAEPIIQEWSSRRSDGPGILKRNAMPEEQAEAVLFLASERASYITGTNLHVDGGLDVVGHGHDIE